The Amycolatopsis umgeniensis DNA segment CGAGTCGATCCCCCGGCTGATGCAGGCGGGCACCATCGAGATCGCGCCGCTCGCGTACATGCGCGGCCGCACCCTCAACGACGCCTTCATCATCCTCGACGAGGCGCAGAACACCACGCCGGAACAGATGAAGATGTTCCTCACCCGGCTCGGGTTCGGCGCCAAGATCGTCGTCACCGGCGACGTCACCCAGGTCGACCTCCCCAACGGCCAGAAGAGCGGCCTGCGGGTGGTCCGGGACATCCTCGAAGGTGTCGAGGACCTGCACTTCGCCCAGCTCACCAGCCAGGACGTGGTGCGGCACAAGCTCGTCGGCGACATCGTCGACGCGTACGAGAAGTGGCAGGCAGTGCAGGACAGCCAGGATCAAGGCAGTGGCTGGAAAGGGCAACGCCGTTCATGAGCATCGAGATCGCCAATGAATCGGGCGTGAACGTCGACGAGACCTCCATCGTGTCGGCCGCCCGTTTCGCCCTCGACAAGATGGAGGTCAGCCCGCTCGCCGAGCTGTCCATCCTGCTCGTCACCCTCGAGGTGATGGAGGACCTGCACGAACGGTGGATGGACCTGCCCGGTCCCACCGACGTGATGGCCTTCCCGATGGACGAGCTCGACTCGTCGCGCCGTCCCGACGCGCCCGACGCCTCACCCGCGCTGCTCGGCGACATCGTGCTCTGCCCGGCTTTCGCGAAGGACCAGGCCAAGACCGCCGGGCACGCGCTGATCGACGAGCTGCACCTGCTCACCACGCACGGCGTGCTGCACCTTCTGGGCTACGACCACGCCGAGCCCGCCGAGGAACGCGAGATGTTCGGCTTGCAGAAGCGGATCCTCGGCGAGTTCCAGGCGGCCGTGGCCGCGGTGAACCGGCGCGACGCGCAGCGCACCGCGGACGACAGGCTCCTCGGCACCGCCGGTCTGGACACCGTTCCCGCCGACGACCCCCAGGCCTAGGCGGGCGCCGAAATGGGTAGTCCCACGGCACTGCTGGTCATCGCCATCGCGCTGATCCTGCTCGCCGGGGTGTTCGCGGCCGCCGACGCGGCGGTCAGCACGGTCTCCAAGGCCCGTGCCGACGGCCTCGTCCGGCTCGGCCGCCCCGGCGCGCGCCAGCTCGCACTGGTCATCGCCGAACGCCGCCGCCACATCAACCTGATCCTGCTGCTGCGGATGACCTGCGAGCTGACGGCCACCGTGCTGGTCACCGTCGACATCCTCGGCTGGATCGAGCCCCTGTGGCTCGCCATCGTCGTCGCCGCGGGCGTGATGGTCGTGGTGAGCTACGTGCTCATCGGCGTCGGCCCGCGCACCCTCGGCCGTCAG contains these protein-coding regions:
- the ybeY gene encoding rRNA maturation RNase YbeY; the encoded protein is MSIEIANESGVNVDETSIVSAARFALDKMEVSPLAELSILLVTLEVMEDLHERWMDLPGPTDVMAFPMDELDSSRRPDAPDASPALLGDIVLCPAFAKDQAKTAGHALIDELHLLTTHGVLHLLGYDHAEPAEEREMFGLQKRILGEFQAAVAAVNRRDAQRTADDRLLGTAGLDTVPADDPQA